In a genomic window of Streptomyces noursei ATCC 11455:
- a CDS encoding protein kinase, with protein sequence MDEYAGRVLAERYRLPARPFGDAPGAAADAPYDASGPDQFGETRAFDTYSGQEVLIRQVPLPEVVDAELLAADGSGVPAGAGADGYPAHGRTQDGFAGGGRTAAVRGRGAAQGADRSPRDPVVHHALQAATAAAQLPDHPLLDQVFDVFAQDGSLWIVGELLPARPLSALLAARALSPHRAAEIAVDLLTALRALHAHGWLHRNITARTVLVCDDGRAILTGLAVGAAQEALCGYDPVPEEPAAAVSLVKAGAGGAAEVVGRVPGGAGPTRLAAERARQARLQVVGAVTERWAPEQAGPADGSAAPMGPAVDLWAVGALLFRAVQGHPPYPEESAAELVRWVRAQPPAEAVEGGALRPVVAALLCRDPAGRPAAEELRDRLRALVRTAPEPDLGRRTVALPALTGPADPRRLPILRRRGELVRRGRPKKLRARPRSAPAGRAAGAHPPRSAEPAAFRPARPARSAGRPSGAGQEPSELLGHVGVGPVPPRPRAGRGPRSLGRVLLTVILLLMVAGIAYAVMFLPKSGADAAGGPSGGGLSGTSGVTPGSSPAASPGRDGDDGKGTGRAPGTGAPQTTASGGVAAGFALRTDPAGFRIAVREGWQRGAGADRGQVRYTGGDYELLVVPGRDTTARFGPDPMAYQQDKEPELAAFRASGWSSVSGLRRIDVGQTAMAEGAFTWKDGSGRQVYARNLAMIRDGRYHCVLVIGPDTGRTEVDRLYAQASSSYRPG encoded by the coding sequence GTGGACGAGTACGCGGGGAGAGTGCTCGCCGAGCGCTACCGCCTGCCGGCGCGGCCGTTCGGCGACGCCCCCGGCGCCGCCGCGGACGCCCCCTACGACGCCTCCGGCCCCGACCAGTTCGGCGAGACCCGGGCCTTCGACACCTACAGCGGGCAGGAAGTGCTGATCCGTCAGGTGCCGCTGCCGGAGGTGGTGGACGCGGAGCTGCTGGCGGCGGACGGATCCGGGGTGCCGGCCGGTGCCGGCGCGGACGGATATCCGGCGCACGGGCGTACGCAGGATGGTTTCGCCGGCGGCGGCCGGACGGCGGCGGTCCGCGGCCGGGGGGCCGCCCAGGGCGCCGACCGCAGCCCCCGGGACCCGGTCGTCCACCACGCCCTCCAGGCCGCGACGGCCGCCGCCCAACTGCCCGACCACCCGCTGCTCGACCAGGTCTTCGACGTCTTCGCGCAGGACGGCAGCCTGTGGATCGTCGGCGAACTCCTCCCCGCCCGCCCGCTGTCCGCGCTGCTCGCCGCGCGGGCGCTGAGCCCGCACCGCGCCGCGGAGATCGCCGTCGATCTGCTCACCGCCCTGCGCGCCCTGCACGCGCACGGCTGGCTGCACCGCAACATCACCGCCCGCACGGTCCTGGTCTGCGACGACGGCCGGGCGATCCTGACGGGGCTGGCGGTGGGCGCGGCCCAGGAGGCGCTGTGCGGGTACGACCCGGTGCCCGAGGAGCCGGCCGCGGCGGTCTCGTTGGTCAAGGCGGGCGCCGGCGGCGCCGCGGAGGTGGTGGGCCGGGTGCCCGGTGGCGCGGGGCCGACCAGGCTCGCCGCCGAGCGGGCCCGGCAGGCGCGACTCCAGGTGGTCGGCGCGGTCACCGAGCGCTGGGCGCCGGAGCAGGCCGGGCCGGCGGACGGGAGCGCGGCGCCGATGGGGCCGGCGGTGGATCTGTGGGCGGTGGGCGCGCTGCTGTTCCGTGCGGTGCAGGGCCATCCGCCGTATCCGGAGGAGAGCGCCGCGGAGTTGGTGCGGTGGGTGCGGGCGCAGCCGCCCGCCGAGGCCGTGGAGGGCGGGGCGCTGCGGCCCGTCGTCGCGGCGCTGCTGTGCCGGGACCCGGCCGGGCGGCCGGCGGCCGAGGAACTGCGCGACCGGCTGCGGGCGCTGGTGCGGACGGCGCCGGAGCCGGATCTGGGCCGCCGGACGGTGGCCCTGCCCGCGCTCACGGGGCCGGCCGATCCGCGGCGGCTGCCGATCCTCCGCCGGCGGGGCGAACTGGTCCGTCGGGGGCGGCCGAAGAAGCTCCGCGCCCGTCCGCGGTCCGCGCCCGCGGGCCGGGCGGCGGGCGCGCATCCGCCGCGCTCGGCCGAGCCCGCGGCGTTCCGGCCGGCCAGGCCCGCGCGCTCCGCCGGGCGTCCGTCCGGTGCCGGGCAGGAGCCGTCGGAGCTGTTGGGGCACGTCGGGGTGGGGCCCGTGCCGCCGCGCCCGCGGGCCGGTCGCGGGCCGCGCAGCCTGGGCCGGGTGCTGCTCACCGTGATCCTGCTGCTGATGGTCGCCGGGATCGCCTACGCCGTGATGTTCCTGCCGAAGTCCGGGGCGGACGCGGCGGGCGGGCCGTCGGGCGGGGGCCTCTCGGGCACCTCGGGCGTGACGCCCGGCAGCAGCCCGGCCGCCTCGCCCGGCCGGGACGGCGACGACGGCAAGGGCACCGGGCGCGCGCCGGGCACCGGTGCGCCGCAGACCACCGCCTCCGGGGGCGTCGCGGCCGGCTTCGCCCTGCGCACCGACCCCGCGGGCTTCCGGATCGCGGTGCGCGAGGGCTGGCAGCGCGGCGCCGGGGCGGACCGCGGTCAGGTGCGCTACACGGGCGGCGACTACGAGCTGCTGGTGGTGCCCGGCCGCGACACCACCGCGCGGTTCGGCCCCGATCCGATGGCCTACCAGCAGGACAAGGAGCCCGAGTTGGCGGCGTTCCGCGCCTCCGGCTGGTCGTCGGTCTCCGGGCTGCGACGGATAGACGTCGGGCAGACGGCGATGGCCGAGGGCGCCTTCACCTGGAAGGACGGCAGCGGTCGCCAGGTCTACGCCCGCAACCTCGCGATGATCCGCGACGGCCGTTACCACTGCGTCCTGGTCATCGGCCCGGACACCGGCCGCACCGAGGTGGACCGCCTGTACGCCCAGGCCAGCAGCTCGTACCGGCCCGGCTAG
- a CDS encoding serine/threonine-protein kinase, translating to MGDEVEMDGKEGRLLAGRYRLADVLGRGGMGTVWRASDEVLGRTVAVKELRFPGGVEEDEKRRLITRTLREAKAIARIRNNAAVTVYDVVDEDDRPWIVMELVEGRSLAEVIRDDGPLTPRRAAEVGHAVLDVLRAAHGQGILHRDVKPSNVLISDDGRVVLTDFGIAQVEGDPSVTSTGMLVGAPSYISPERARGQKPGPPADLWSLGGLLYACVEGVPPYDKGSAIATLTAVMTEPVEPPKSAGPLEDVIYGLLVKDPERRLDEAGARALLHEVIHAPEPKPEPPMDATRAMTLPSAPPERPGGAKPAKPAKNTAKPRAPKKPKAKPTATAASSAGAASAAGAATGTGAATGADRAAPGASKAARTDGGSAKPAPARESAEESAAARPAASKAAADGAPARAGFDADAAKERVRAALTSVRNAAAAARSDSRPGDGDGRPAPPRASVTDVVPRRTLIIAAAVVVVVLGTLLALLFSSGDNSGSASGKAGKGTDASRAASRSADASRDPATDGAGTPGGAKSGGTPGGGTPGGGKGGTPGAGGGEGGKKDGAAIPDGFAQVANGGFHFTMVMPKGFKQTDTAGQNSGAIYSADGGFPRIQVDYNDSPGKDAAASWRSLEPSVAGSSEDYHLLGIKAIGWRGYPTVADWAFTRRQGGEDVRVLNRGFRADDHHGYAIMITCKADGWDDEECRELRDTAFRTFAIKD from the coding sequence GTGGGCGACGAGGTCGAGATGGACGGCAAGGAGGGCAGGCTCCTCGCCGGCCGGTACCGGCTCGCCGATGTTCTCGGCCGGGGCGGGATGGGCACCGTCTGGCGGGCCAGCGACGAGGTCCTGGGGCGCACGGTCGCGGTCAAGGAACTGCGCTTCCCCGGCGGGGTCGAGGAGGACGAGAAGCGTCGTCTGATCACCCGCACGCTGCGCGAGGCCAAGGCGATCGCCCGGATCCGCAACAACGCCGCGGTGACGGTCTACGACGTGGTCGACGAGGACGACCGGCCGTGGATCGTGATGGAGCTGGTCGAGGGCCGCTCGCTGGCCGAGGTCATCCGCGACGACGGTCCGCTCACCCCGCGCCGCGCCGCCGAGGTCGGCCACGCGGTGCTCGACGTCCTGCGCGCCGCCCACGGCCAGGGCATCCTGCACCGCGACGTGAAGCCGTCCAACGTGCTGATCTCCGACGACGGCCGGGTCGTGCTCACCGACTTCGGTATCGCCCAGGTCGAGGGCGACCCCTCGGTGACGTCGACCGGCATGCTCGTCGGCGCGCCCTCGTACATCTCGCCGGAGCGGGCCCGCGGCCAGAAGCCGGGCCCGCCCGCCGACCTGTGGTCGCTCGGCGGGCTGCTGTACGCCTGTGTCGAGGGCGTGCCCCCGTACGACAAGGGCTCGGCGATCGCCACCCTCACCGCCGTGATGACCGAGCCGGTCGAGCCGCCCAAGAGCGCCGGGCCGCTGGAGGACGTCATCTACGGCCTGTTGGTGAAGGACCCGGAGCGCCGGCTGGACGAGGCGGGGGCGCGGGCGCTGCTGCACGAGGTCATCCACGCCCCGGAGCCCAAGCCGGAGCCCCCGATGGACGCGACGCGGGCGATGACGCTGCCCTCCGCGCCGCCGGAGCGGCCGGGCGGTGCCAAGCCCGCCAAGCCCGCCAAGAACACCGCCAAGCCCCGGGCGCCGAAGAAGCCCAAGGCGAAGCCGACGGCCACCGCGGCCAGCTCGGCCGGTGCGGCGAGCGCGGCCGGTGCGGCCACCGGTACCGGTGCGGCCACCGGGGCCGACCGGGCGGCGCCGGGCGCGTCGAAGGCGGCGCGCACGGACGGCGGTTCGGCGAAGCCGGCGCCGGCGCGGGAGTCCGCCGAGGAGAGCGCCGCGGCGCGGCCGGCCGCGAGCAAGGCAGCGGCGGACGGCGCCCCGGCCCGCGCCGGGTTCGACGCGGACGCCGCCAAGGAGCGGGTGCGCGCGGCCCTGACGTCCGTGCGGAACGCCGCCGCGGCGGCCCGGTCCGACTCCAGACCCGGCGACGGCGACGGTCGTCCCGCCCCGCCGCGCGCCTCGGTGACCGACGTCGTGCCGCGCCGGACGCTGATCATCGCGGCGGCCGTGGTGGTCGTCGTCCTCGGCACGCTGCTGGCACTGCTGTTCAGCAGCGGCGACAACAGCGGCTCCGCCTCCGGCAAGGCCGGCAAGGGCACGGACGCGAGCCGGGCCGCGAGCCGGTCGGCCGACGCCAGCCGTGATCCGGCCACGGACGGCGCCGGCACGCCGGGCGGGGCGAAGTCGGGCGGCACCCCGGGCGGTGGCACCCCGGGCGGCGGCAAGGGCGGCACGCCGGGTGCCGGCGGCGGCGAGGGCGGGAAGAAGGACGGGGCGGCGATCCCGGACGGCTTCGCGCAGGTCGCCAACGGCGGGTTCCACTTCACCATGGTGATGCCCAAGGGGTTCAAGCAGACCGACACGGCCGGGCAGAACTCCGGCGCCATATACAGCGCCGACGGCGGCTTCCCGCGCATCCAGGTCGACTACAACGACTCGCCCGGCAAGGACGCCGCGGCGTCCTGGCGCAGCCTGGAGCCCAGCGTGGCCGGCTCCAGCGAGGACTACCACCTGCTGGGCATCAAGGCCATCGGCTGGCGCGGCTACCCGACCGTCGCGGACTGGGCGTTCACCCGCCGTCAGGGCGGCGAGGACGTGCGGGTGCTCAACCGCGGCTTCCGCGCCGACGACCACCACGGCTACGCCATCATGATCACCTGCAAGGCGGACGGCTGGGACGACGAGGAGTGCCGCGAGCTGCGGGACACCGCCTTCCGGACCTTCGCGATCAAGGACTGA
- a CDS encoding class I adenylate-forming enzyme family protein, producing the protein MTGSTLWDLVVWRAARTPDATALVQGAESPRDERRISFGELRERAERVAAGLSARGVRPGSRVVWQLPTRIETVLVSLALARLGAVQSPVLPLYREHELGQVLRRTRAGFVVVPGVRRGVDHTAMARRLAAELPAPPTVVEAYDTLPDGDPATLPAPPTDPDEPRWIYWTSGTTAAPRGVLHTDRSLRTAGGWLAAALRLGPDDVGSMAFPYAHVAGPDYTVMLLVHGIPAVLLEHFALPGALAPYRRHRVTLAGGSTAFYSLFLAAQRALPPGRRLLPSLRLLAGGGAPRPPALYHEVVAELGCQLTHGYALTEAPMVTMGDPHDSADLLATTDGRPPAGMEVRIAPESGEILLRGPAVCRGYLDEPAPFDADGFLRTGDLGRLTPTGHLVITGRLKDIIIRKGENISAREIEDLLYRHPDIADAAVVGLPDPERGELVCAVVEQPPGADALTLDAVTARLLAQGLARHKLPERLEVLPALPRGATLRKVLKQELRERFGGDGAGA; encoded by the coding sequence ATGACCGGCAGCACCCTGTGGGACCTCGTCGTCTGGCGGGCCGCCCGGACGCCCGACGCCACCGCCCTCGTCCAGGGCGCGGAAAGCCCCCGGGACGAGCGCCGGATCAGCTTCGGGGAGCTGCGCGAGCGCGCCGAACGGGTCGCCGCCGGGCTGTCCGCGCGCGGCGTCCGCCCCGGCAGCCGGGTGGTCTGGCAACTTCCCACCCGGATCGAAACGGTGCTGGTCAGCCTGGCCCTGGCGCGGCTCGGCGCGGTGCAGAGCCCGGTCCTGCCGCTCTACCGCGAGCACGAGTTGGGCCAGGTGCTGCGCCGCACCCGCGCCGGCTTCGTCGTCGTGCCCGGCGTCCGGCGCGGCGTCGACCACACCGCGATGGCGCGCCGCCTGGCCGCGGAGCTGCCCGCCCCGCCGACCGTCGTCGAGGCGTACGACACCCTGCCGGACGGCGACCCGGCCACCCTCCCCGCACCGCCCACCGACCCCGACGAACCCCGCTGGATCTACTGGACCTCGGGGACCACGGCCGCCCCGCGCGGCGTCCTGCACACCGACCGCAGCCTGCGCACCGCCGGCGGCTGGCTGGCCGCCGCGCTGCGCCTGGGACCGGACGACGTCGGCTCGATGGCCTTCCCCTACGCCCATGTCGCCGGACCCGACTACACCGTCATGCTGCTCGTCCACGGCATCCCCGCCGTCCTGCTGGAGCACTTCGCGCTGCCCGGCGCGCTCGCCCCCTACCGCCGCCACCGGGTCACCCTGGCCGGCGGATCCACCGCCTTCTACTCCCTCTTCCTCGCCGCCCAGCGCGCCCTCCCGCCGGGCCGCCGACTGCTGCCGTCGCTGCGGCTGCTCGCCGGGGGCGGCGCGCCCAGACCGCCCGCGCTGTACCACGAGGTGGTGGCCGAACTGGGCTGCCAACTCACCCACGGCTACGCCCTCACCGAGGCCCCGATGGTCACCATGGGCGATCCGCACGACAGCGCCGACCTGCTGGCCACCACCGACGGCCGGCCGCCGGCCGGGATGGAGGTCCGGATCGCGCCGGAGAGCGGGGAGATCCTGCTGCGCGGCCCGGCCGTCTGCCGCGGCTACCTGGACGAACCGGCCCCGTTCGACGCCGACGGCTTCCTGCGCACCGGCGACCTCGGCCGCCTCACCCCCACCGGCCACCTCGTCATCACCGGCCGCCTCAAGGACATCATCATCCGCAAGGGCGAGAACATCTCGGCCCGGGAGATAGAGGACCTCCTCTACCGCCATCCGGACATCGCGGACGCCGCGGTCGTCGGACTGCCGGACCCCGAGCGCGGGGAGCTGGTCTGCGCGGTGGTCGAACAGCCGCCGGGCGCGGACGCGTTGACGCTCGACGCGGTCACCGCGCGGCTGCTCGCCCAGGGGCTCGCCCGCCACAAGCTGCCGGAGCGGCTGGAGGTGCTGCCCGCCCTGCCGCGCGGGGCGACCCTGCGCAAGGTGCTCAAACAGGAGCTGCGGGAGCGGTTCGGGGGCGACGGCGCAGGTGCGTGA
- a CDS encoding ATP-binding protein yields the protein MQVLQVQLEVRPDPAEVGRARRWARSRLAGSGIGADEPLAETLILLISELVTNAVVHTGSAARLRMCFSGTGAVVGTVRVEVVDVSARPPRPRHADGEDTNGRGLELVDGLADRWGWQREGAGKRIWCEVDRGQPLLMAAGADLGAYDPACAVTSVTTNRS from the coding sequence GTGCAGGTGCTTCAGGTGCAGTTGGAAGTGCGGCCCGACCCCGCGGAAGTGGGGCGGGCCCGGCGGTGGGCCAGGTCGAGGCTCGCGGGGTCGGGCATAGGGGCGGACGAACCGCTCGCCGAGACGCTGATCCTGCTGATCTCCGAGCTGGTCACCAATGCGGTGGTGCACACCGGTTCGGCGGCCCGGCTGCGGATGTGCTTCTCCGGGACGGGCGCCGTGGTGGGCACCGTACGGGTCGAGGTGGTGGACGTCAGCGCCCGCCCGCCGCGCCCCCGGCACGCGGACGGCGAGGACACCAACGGCCGCGGTCTGGAGCTGGTCGACGGCCTCGCGGACCGCTGGGGCTGGCAGCGGGAGGGGGCCGGCAAGCGGATCTGGTGCGAAGTGGACCGCGGGCAGCCGCTACTGATGGCGGCCGGTGCGGATCTGGGGGCATATGACCCTGCTTGCGCCGTAACGAGCGTCACCACAAACCGGTCGTAA
- a CDS encoding acyl-CoA dehydrogenase family protein yields the protein MDLACTEEEEAFRARLRSWLAEVLPELPPPPAATDWPGRRARDAAWQRMLHDAGYAGLHWPADAGGQGATPTQHLIFLEETERAGAPYVGANFVGLLHAGPTIAAEGTAAQRARWLPPILRGEEIWCQGFSEPDAGSDLAALRTRAVRDGDDYVVTGSKIWTSHAEVADWCELLVRTDPEAPRHRGISWLAMPMDAPGVTVRPLRTLAGSAEFAELFLDEVRIPVGNRVGAEDDGWRVTMVTLSFERGTAFVGEVVACRRLLAELARTARADGRWDDPVLRRRLGRLNAEFAALWRLTQWNVSEAQGSGGVPGAGGSVFKLRYSHARQELYDAAAEVLGGRALDADHPWVADRLSALAYTIAAGTSQIQRNIVAERILGLPKGR from the coding sequence ATGGACCTCGCCTGCACCGAAGAGGAGGAAGCCTTCCGGGCCCGGCTGCGCAGCTGGCTCGCCGAGGTGCTGCCCGAGCTGCCGCCGCCGCCCGCCGCCACCGACTGGCCCGGCCGACGGGCCCGCGACGCGGCCTGGCAGCGGATGCTCCACGACGCCGGGTACGCCGGGCTGCACTGGCCGGCCGACGCCGGCGGACAGGGGGCCACCCCCACCCAGCACCTGATCTTCCTGGAGGAGACCGAGCGGGCCGGCGCCCCCTACGTCGGCGCCAACTTCGTCGGGCTGCTGCACGCCGGCCCGACGATCGCCGCGGAGGGCACCGCCGCCCAGCGCGCCCGCTGGCTGCCGCCGATCCTGCGCGGCGAGGAGATCTGGTGCCAGGGCTTCAGCGAACCGGACGCCGGCTCCGACCTGGCCGCGCTGCGCACCCGGGCGGTCCGGGACGGCGACGACTACGTCGTGACCGGCAGCAAGATCTGGACCTCGCACGCCGAGGTCGCCGACTGGTGCGAACTGCTCGTCCGCACCGACCCGGAGGCCCCCCGGCACCGCGGCATCAGCTGGCTGGCGATGCCGATGGACGCCCCCGGGGTGACCGTCCGGCCGCTGCGCACACTGGCCGGCTCCGCGGAGTTCGCCGAACTGTTCCTCGACGAGGTCCGGATACCGGTCGGGAACCGCGTCGGGGCCGAGGACGACGGCTGGCGGGTGACGATGGTGACGCTCTCCTTCGAGCGCGGCACCGCCTTCGTCGGCGAGGTGGTGGCCTGCCGCCGGCTGCTCGCCGAGCTCGCCCGCACCGCCCGCGCCGACGGCCGCTGGGACGACCCCGTGCTGCGCCGCCGACTGGGCCGGCTGAACGCGGAGTTCGCCGCGCTGTGGCGGCTGACCCAGTGGAACGTCAGCGAGGCGCAGGGGTCCGGCGGCGTCCCCGGCGCCGGCGGCTCGGTCTTCAAACTGCGCTACTCGCACGCCCGCCAGGAGCTCTACGACGCGGCGGCCGAGGTGCTCGGCGGACGGGCGCTGGACGCCGACCACCCGTGGGTCGCCGACCGGCTCTCCGCCCTCGCGTACACCATCGCCGCGGGCACCTCGCAGATCCAGCGGAACATCGTCGCCGAGCGGATCCTCGGCCTGCCGAAGGGGCGGTGA
- a CDS encoding acyl-CoA dehydrogenase family protein has protein sequence MDFQLTADQRALRDGTRELLAGRFDRDRLRAAVDAPALDRGLWRELADAGFFALRLPEEDGGVGLGLPEAVLVFEEAGRALLPGPLVAGQLLAGAMDGVATGERIVALCDGAADPVLWEHPADCDALIFLDGDAPAHAARAHRSAPADVARAPFASVDPLTPLARVTGPACTVPQPGLDVPRLRREAALLTAAQQLGSAARTVETAVAHARQRTQFGAPIGSFQAVKHLCAGMLVRAELARAAVYAAAVTEDALDVVGAKLLADEAAVRNARDCLQVHGGMGFTWEADVHLHLKRAWLRAERWGGAREAEERLADALVR, from the coding sequence GTGGACTTCCAACTCACCGCGGATCAGCGGGCGTTGCGGGACGGCACCCGGGAACTGCTCGCCGGCCGCTTCGACCGGGACCGGTTGCGCGCCGCCGTCGACGCCCCGGCGCTGGACCGCGGGCTGTGGCGGGAGCTGGCCGACGCCGGCTTCTTCGCCCTGCGGCTCCCGGAGGAGGACGGCGGCGTCGGGCTGGGGCTGCCGGAGGCCGTCCTGGTCTTCGAGGAGGCCGGCCGGGCGCTGCTGCCGGGCCCGCTGGTGGCCGGGCAGCTGCTGGCCGGGGCGATGGACGGGGTGGCGACCGGTGAGCGGATCGTCGCGCTGTGTGACGGCGCGGCCGATCCGGTGCTGTGGGAACACCCGGCCGACTGCGACGCGTTGATCTTCCTGGACGGGGACGCGCCGGCGCACGCGGCCCGGGCGCACCGGAGCGCGCCCGCCGACGTCGCCCGCGCCCCCTTCGCCTCCGTGGACCCCCTCACCCCGCTCGCCCGCGTCACCGGCCCTGCGTGCACCGTCCCGCAGCCCGGCCTGGACGTGCCCCGGCTGCGCCGCGAGGCGGCCCTGCTGACCGCGGCCCAACAGCTGGGCAGTGCGGCCCGGACGGTCGAGACGGCGGTCGCGCACGCCCGGCAGCGCACCCAGTTCGGTGCGCCGATCGGCTCCTTCCAGGCCGTCAAGCACCTGTGCGCCGGAATGCTGGTCCGCGCCGAGCTGGCCCGGGCCGCGGTCTACGCGGCGGCGGTGACCGAGGACGCCCTGGACGTCGTGGGCGCCAAGCTGTTGGCGGACGAGGCCGCGGTGCGCAATGCCCGGGACTGCCTCCAGGTGCACGGCGGCATGGGCTTCACCTGGGAGGCCGATGTCCATCTGCACCTCAAACGGGCCTGGCTGCGGGCCGAGCGGTGGGGCGGCGCGCGGGAGGCGGAGGAGCGCCTGGCGGACGCGCTGGTGAGGTGA
- a CDS encoding serine hydrolase domain-containing protein, whose translation MPLHPPRPITPVPPRPVALTVLAVLAALALTACTSTPLAPVARPRAVRAPATTATALHRLVTDGAPGAAALATRNGRLSLPSPDHRPSTAPLRGGTSQFTAVGVADLRSGRKMGRLDRFRAGSLTKTLVATVVLQLVGEGRLALDDPAAEHLPPGVPLTGAGGANDLRRVTIRQLLDHTSGLFNYTEDPHLAEQLHGTGFVAHRYDRHTPTELLRIALAHPPTGAPGTRSPRHKGTAGAPFAYSNTNYLVLGLVIQGVTGHPYAEELRRRILAPFDLRGTSFPGERPTLPAPHGRGYTLIDGHQVDSTDLNPSRAGAAGEMITTLVDLNRFFAALLGGKLLAPRQMAQLRSEKATHGAYGLGVYATRLPCGVTVWGHNGDINGSYAQTAGTADGRHLVSYRVNTDDPTDQGDGTAVLTAEFCPSRDRPD comes from the coding sequence TTGCCGCTCCACCCTCCCCGCCCGATCACACCGGTTCCGCCGCGCCCGGTCGCGCTCACCGTCCTGGCCGTGCTGGCCGCCCTGGCCCTGACGGCGTGTACGAGCACCCCGCTCGCCCCCGTGGCACGCCCGAGGGCGGTCCGGGCGCCGGCCACCACCGCCACCGCGCTGCACCGCCTGGTGACCGACGGCGCGCCCGGCGCGGCCGCGCTGGCCACCCGGAACGGCCGCCTGTCCCTCCCGTCGCCCGACCACCGCCCCTCAACGGCGCCGCTGCGCGGCGGCACCTCCCAGTTCACCGCGGTCGGCGTCGCCGATCTGCGCAGCGGCCGGAAGATGGGCCGCCTGGACCGCTTCCGGGCGGGCAGCCTCACCAAGACCCTGGTCGCGACGGTGGTCCTGCAACTCGTCGGCGAGGGCCGGCTCGCCCTGGACGACCCCGCCGCGGAGCACCTCCCGCCCGGCGTGCCGCTCACCGGCGCGGGCGGCGCGAACGATCTGCGCCGGGTGACGATCCGCCAGCTCCTGGACCACACCAGCGGCCTGTTCAACTACACCGAGGACCCCCACCTCGCCGAACAGCTCCACGGCACGGGCTTCGTGGCCCACCGCTACGACCGCCACACCCCCACCGAGCTGCTGCGGATCGCACTCGCCCACCCGCCGACCGGCGCCCCCGGCACCCGCTCCCCCCGCCACAAGGGCACGGCAGGCGCCCCCTTCGCCTACTCCAACACCAACTACCTGGTCCTCGGCCTGGTCATCCAGGGCGTCACCGGGCACCCGTACGCCGAGGAGCTGCGCCGCCGCATCCTGGCCCCGTTCGACCTGCGCGGCACCTCGTTCCCCGGCGAGCGCCCGACGCTGCCCGCGCCGCACGGCCGCGGCTACACCCTGATCGACGGCCACCAGGTGGACAGCACCGACCTCAACCCCAGCCGGGCCGGCGCCGCCGGCGAGATGATCACCACCCTCGTCGACCTCAACCGGTTCTTCGCCGCACTGCTCGGCGGCAAGCTCCTGGCGCCCCGCCAGATGGCGCAGCTGCGCAGCGAGAAGGCCACCCACGGCGCGTACGGCCTGGGCGTCTACGCCACCCGTCTGCCCTGCGGCGTGACGGTCTGGGGCCACAACGGCGACATCAACGGCTCGTACGCGCAGACCGCCGGCACCGCCGACGGCCGGCACCTGGTCAGCTACCGGGTCAACACCGACGACCCGACCGACCAGGGCGACGGCACCGCCGTGCTGACCGCCGAGTTCTGCCCGTCCCGCGACCGACCGGACTGA